The Henningerozyma blattae CBS 6284 chromosome 6, complete genome genomic interval cttGGTGAAATAATccaaaaattagaatttattgatgataAGGATAATTTAACTAGAGCATCCTTACTATTATCCCCATACGTGAAAGATTTAGTAGATGAAAGCTTATTAATTAAGAAACCATCGAAAGCAAACTCTAAGGTTGGTGAAGGAACTTTACAAAATGATCCACTctttaaaacatttttaaaGGCAACCaaattaatgaaagaagaaaaagatcaTCATTACGCATACAATGATTTCAGTTTGTTCAAATCTTTGGAAGAGGAAGAATCAAGAcagttgaaaaataaaagggTTATAAAACTAAGATCGAAAGATGCATTAGTTAGACTTGCGGGTGCTGAGAACCCTCTCACACCTAATGCCACAGAGACTGAAACTGATAATAAaccaaagaaaaagaagaaaagaaaatcaaagaaagaaaaactTTCAGAAGACGTTTTACCAACATCAACtcaatttataaattcaCCAAagaaaagcaaaaaaaagaaaggaaAAGACCCtgtagaaaaaaataacaatattgtaattttaGAAGAAGCTGGTAAAAGGGAGTTACAAAAACGGAAAAAATTGGCAAAGAAAACTGATCTTAAAATGCTACCAGGGCTATCAATTGGTTTACCTTCTCCCAGTAATTCCACtgcttcttcaaataaatgGGCTTTAAAGTGAGCAAATTATACAATACATTAATGGACTagcaaaaatataaaatttacaattcatattattgaaCATGGGAATAATTGCTGATTAAAACGATTAGTGAGCTAAGAAATTGACATAAATCTCTggttaaattaattaacaAAAAACTTTTAGATGTGCATTGTCAAACATGTTTGGAAGTCAGGTTTGAGATTCCttatttcttcatctttatcaCGAAACACGATTTAAAACATCCATATTAATggtaaaataatttaacttGTAGCTCACGATATGATTATTTATAGAATGGTGTAAAAGcacaaaaagaaaacaaataaacaattatgACTctacttttatttatttaacgCATCCatgtttataaaatatatagaaagAATGTGATAATGCTATTgataactttttttataaaaaaatctaaaatatatttaacgTATTTTAGTCGCTATCTGAATCATAGTCTGAACTAGTGTCACTACTAAAATCTTCTAATATATTACACCATGAACATTTCCCCAACGGTATTCCCCAAATATTGTCTTTCGCAGATAACCAGTGGACAAGTTCATCCATGTGTATAAGTTCGACTGTAATAATTTGAGATTGTGACCAACAATCAATATTAAGAGAAATAGCTTTCATTTTTCtataatcattaatatattgCTGAAACAATGCTTTAAATCTCTTAGCTTCATCACTCGTTTCATTGGCATAGTAGTATTgtattcttaaatagaCTAATATCAAGgctataatatatttattattaaattcacCAGTTGCATCTGATATTTCGAGTATGATATCTAATTGTTCAATAGTAGGCCGTAATTCTactaatttcattaatatacATTTAAACTCCACACCACCTAAGacatttttcttattaattgattcattatttaaggTACCTAAATCTCTAATAATGACATTATTAAGCCCAAGCAGAGTGTTCCCTCGCATCGAAGGATCTTGCAAATTTACCTTATAATACAAGGCACTATGTATCTTATCTCTTGTTAATCTTGGTATCACTAATGATACAGATTGATGATTTAGTTGTTTAGAAGACACTTGTGATTCtacaaaaaattcttttgacATTCTCATAGGTTAGAGAATTACAACTACCATCTAGCATATAACTAAAGAGTTATTTCTAGTCagaaatttcatttggtAAATGGCATCTTATAGTGAAACAATTTCTTCTCTTAAATTTCGGagatatttaattgaaatttataaaagGTGTAAACTACGAAATTACATCGTGAGAATAATCgtgaaaataatacatatatacatactacacatatatataaattgtgaagaatttaaattctgaAGCATGCTAACATGATTTTACTATTGCAATTGCTTTTGTAATGAGGTATTCTTGTCGTACCACCATTTTAATGCATATTCTTGTCTTGAATCAATGATACGACTCCCCAATAAGCGCAAGGTTTCTTCTCTATGTAATGCAAACAACCCATCACTATacaattcttcaataatagGTATCCAATGCagaaatgaattaattctGCTTAATTGAAGAGAATATATCAAACTATCAAACAATGCAAACATGCTTGATAAAGGAGTATCAGAACcattagtattttttttgtgtAATGCACTCTCCTCTAGGagatgtattttttttatttcattcaAAATAGTATAGGATATCAAATTAGACCTCTCTTCTGACAGTTTTGTTTGAAATTTGTAATCGCTGGATAACTTTCTTGAAATCTCAAGGTATtgtaatgatgataattcaTTTCCCATTAGTTGGGCAATTATAGTCGATACATATTGAaccaaaaatttttcatatattttgaagTCTAACGGAGAAATGGTTAGAATCAAGATCATCAACTCATGAGAAGTGTCAGCAATCCCCAATTCTTTAAAACTTAAGTAAATATTTGCTAATTTATGGAAGATGTCTGTTTCAACAAATCTGTTAATAAGATTTGAAACGCcacaattaaatattgtctttttcaaaaaattaatgaaaaattttattcttgaGAGTtctaatttagaaatattttttgtatttttgatttttgtaAGGTTACATTGATTACTTAGAATTTTCATGAATAACCAATATTTATCCCGTACTATATGCTGTGATAAACCATTATCTATCCTGGTGATTTCATAACATGCAAAATCAAAAACATAATCATATGTCTCAAAACTTCCAATGTCATAAGCAATGAAATTTAGATTGCTTAAAATGTTAATTATTCtgaaagataaattattcaatgaAGCTGAACttgaaattcttttttgtattaatccctttaaagttaaaattacaatcaataaaatattaaaataatttctatCTAAATCATATTTCTTGGATCTTCCAGTTCCTATAGTTGTTTCTACTTCTTGGTTATAAAAATCATTCGAAAAGGTTTCAATTTTATGTTCTATTATGTCACAGGTCGATATAGAAGTAAACTTAAACGATATTTGTATCATTCTTACAAGgatgttaatatttttttcgatACATTTTGCCaattgtatatttattctattattatacgGGAATATATAGTAttcaaattgatttatgatcgattttgatattaaatcCCATGGTAAATGATGAAGCTTAGAAATGTCTTCATTTGTATTAATCATAGCAAGAAGAAATACGAGAATGTCTGCCTTCAAATTTGGTTCTGCGACAACCTTTGATAACATAGAATTCCACACAGGTAATAGTGTGTTGAATTTCCAAGTCtcataaaatttaataaccTTCCCTGTTGAATCCAGGTATTGATTTCCTTGTAATTGTATGAACATTTCCTTAGTACTTAAAATCCCTGAACAAAATGCaatttttgataatgaccatttattacaattaaagaaaatttcatcccaaattttgaaaaaattatataacgAAATAACTGGTTCTGAGATTTGTAACTTCCATGATATAATACCTTCACCTAGTTGATACATAACTAAATCCTGATCATATAAACCCcatattgaagaattaaaaatagcaTTGCAAAATCTGCGGAGTTGCTCGAGTGATCGAAGTCTTGgagtataatatattatattgttaATGATAGTAGTGTCTACATCGTCAGGAATTGTTGATGAACTttccaaaaaattaacaagataattaatattctgAGAATCCATTTAACCAATTTGAAAGTCAACTGtattagaataaaaatatcttgcTGTTTGATGTGTTTAACTTtgtctatttttatttttataaaattaagaatataaaaagagGGATActgttttttcttataataaaatttaagtagaaaaaaaattcagaaaATTAGtagataaaattttaaaatgcaataataaataaaatataaataaatagcaGAAATATAGGGaccatatttatttatatgaatatattattgaGTTGTGTTACTTATCATGTACAGTATGTAATTAAACGCTTCATTCTTGATGAGATATTGTTTGGTAGCGCCTTGCATATACTTGAAGAACCCCGGGGAGATACAGAGATTATCaatcattaaattaaatgaaaatgtttGATGTAAATTGCCCTAaaataagaagaaattgaaacgaaaatgaaatttaaaGTGCTGGAACGTATCTTTTTCAACACAATAACTATTCCTTAAGTAGCAAGATACttattgaattaaagaggaaaaaaataagtatTAAAACTATACATTTTTGCTTATTAATAGCATTAAGTTTTGTCTAAGAATAccgaaataaaaaaaaataaaattatacaagtataatcaaataatcaAGAACAGTAGTAAAAAACACAATCAGCAATGTCTATGGAAACACCCAATGGGTTGGTTAGTTTTCCAGTTACGAAACTGCTGATGATTGGATCTATCGTTCTACCTTTGGCAGCATCGGTAATGAatagtaaatatttatttattttacatTATGAACCATTTATATCACAATACGGACAGTATTGGAGAATGCTCACATTTCAATTGAGTGCAATCAACGAAAGTGATGTTATACTGATAGTATTGATCTGGTATCACTTTAGGAATCTAGAACGATTAATGGGATCctacaaatatatttgtgTTATCGTACTAGCATTGATTTATACCACGGTCATATTAAGTTGTTCATTAATAATCCTTAATATACTTACACCATGGATGTTTTGGAATAGATTAACCACAGGCCCATTACCAATACTTTTAAGCTTATTGCATTTTTATAAAGAATATACTCCACGAATTTATGAATTTAACATATTATTAGCAAGACCTTGGTTCAAACATAGTAagaatcatttgaataagGAACAAATTGTTTGGAAATTGAATGATCAATTCATATTAAATGcttatattcttttattgcTGCTCAACCAAGGAATAATCGGGGTATCAATTGGGTTCACAAGTTGGATTTGTGGGATCTTGATCGATCAAGGGCTATTACCAGgtataaattcttttagaTTACCTTTcgtcaaatatttattgtttCTCAATAGAAATACATCTACATTTGTCTCTGGTAACCTTCATACCAACCAACGAGCACAACGTTTCAATGATGAGACTAATACCGTGTTACCAACATTAACATCATCCAGCACAAGAAATTCATTGGGCTTGAACAGATATAATACCGATACTACAAATAACAATGCAAACAATAGTTTCATAAACAGCCCAGTACCTCAAGATGCTAATCATGTTTTTAGGATCGATGGTGGTTCTAGTACAAATCTATTGGGTGATACTAACGAGACAATTAATGATGAACCACCTCGTCCTTTAGGTGTTCAATTTCTCGATACCTTCAGGAGATAATTTTGCTACAATTTCCTTACCAAAATAGATAATACCCAATTAATTCGACTAGTcatttcaatatataacacaacataatataatatataatgcAACTTTCTCACGAGACTATTAACCTGCCACTATACAAGTAGTCAAATATACTTACATCAAAATTtgttttacaatttttgctttttttatttttcaatgaattGTTTTGTATTGATTGTATTACATAGCAACgaattgtattttttttttcagtcTAGCTGGAGAATGTTGAGGGAAGATTATTGAGGAAAGATAAAAGTGCCAAAATTGCCTTGAAAATGGTCCTTAGTATAGGTTTTTCAAACTTGTCATAGATGGTACCAACATTTATgtcgaaaaaaaatacctGTAAATACTCTCTTCTAAACGAGCAATTCTATTAGGAAACTTCctcaatatctttatttccTAATATGCCCGTATTTTCACTAATTGAAGAATAATTCCCggttttgaaaaatatcaacTACGAGCCAACAACGAtcataaataaaaacacCTGAAAAATGCctagaataaataatagataTACCTTACAGATAACCTAAGAGTTGGTTGTACTTAACCATGTTAAAGGTATTCTACTAgatcttttattatattgtaAGAAAGAAATATCGCGTAGATAACTTTGGTAGCTAGcgaaaatttttaaattaaggTTAGATATTTCCAATGATCAAAAAAACTAAGaaaaaatgttaatataaaaagaaacaaagTTGTGAagttaaaagataaaaaaaagactaGTTGAGCAGCAGGTATCAATAGGATACATTATCTAAATACtgaaagaataataaactccttatattttattattagctaattattattcaatctTAAAAGTCTATAttgtttatattattaggtATCATACATTAAAATACAGAATTAAGGTACTTTTAAGGTATTTGACTAGGCTCGACTTATTGTATCAGTAAGAAAAAAGCAAGAGAATTAATAACGAGAAATAAGTACAGGTGAACTATAAACCATCGTAATACGgaaaaatttcttattaaaatcaaGTTAAGCCGATAGCCTTGCAACAACTTAAGCTAATCTAACCAAAAATGActgaatatattgaaaaccAACTTTCCTTTAAACATCCTCCAAAAGTTCAACTACAAGTTCGAGATCTATCTATAGCAGCCTCGAAATCCAACAGAGTATTGCTAGATTATTTCTCTCTGGATCTCCCCAGTGGGTCTGTGATGGCCATTATGGGTGGTTCAGGGTCTGGTAAAACCACTCTATTAAATGTACTGGCTTCTAAAATTAGTGGTGGACTATCATACGAAGGTGatattcattatatattagaaaaagataattcGAGTGAGGGAGAAACAGATGTGGAAGATGGaaagtataataaattagatgCCTCGATGACCTATTTACCACAACAGGATGTCTTATTGCCAAGATTGACTTGCAGGGAAACATTGATGATTGCTGCTGATTTGAAGTTGCATTGTGATAAAAATGAGAaaactattattgttaACCAACTAATTGATGAATTGGGTTTAAAAGATTGTGCAGATACAATGGTTGGTGATAGTACTCATCGTGGGTTATCTGGTGGTGAAAAACGAAGATTAAGTATTGGTACTCAAATGATTGCAAATCCTTCTATTATGTTCTTAGATGAACCTACAACAGGGTTAGATGCGTATTCTGCCTATTTGACAATTAAGACTTTGAAAAAACTGGCACAAAATGGGGGTAGAACTTTTATTATGTCAATTCATCAACCAAGATCAGATATTCTATTCTTGTTGGATTATTTATGTATTTTATCGAAAGGTAGAGTTGTATTCTGTGATCAGATGACTAATACAATTCCATACTTTGAAGCTCAAGGTTATACTGTCCCAAAAATGACAAATCCTGCAGATTATTTAATCGATATTTCAAGTGTGGATACAAGAAATGATGCCTCTGAAAAATCTACACAACTTAAAgtagataaattaatagataattggaaaaatttttcaaataaaagtTTAACATACCCTCCAATAAGTAtagaagatgaaattaaagttCATAATATGTCTGCAAGTGTATCTTTTTGGAAGCAAGTCCTTATTCTTACAAAGAGAAATTATAAGCTCAATATTAGTGATTACGTTTCATTTGCAGGGACTTTTCTAGAGCCACTTTTAATTGGTACTGCCATGGGTTGGATTTATTATAAACCTGATAAATCATCAACTCGAGGTTTACGAACAATTGCAGGTTTCTGTTATTCTTGTCTAATGTTACAAAGTTATTTATatctattatttgataCTTATCGTTTATGTGAATTAGATATTGCAATTTTTGATCGTGAAAGAGCAGAAGGTACCGTACATCCTGTTGCGTTTATTTTTGCAAGAAAACTTTCACTATTTTTTACAGATGATATTATAATgagtttattattttccattatTACTTATTTTATGGTTGGTTTTGATGCTAGTGCAGATTCgttctttttatattttgctGTGGTATTTTTAACTCAAGTTTGCTGTTCTGGTCTTTCTATGTTTTCAGTGGCTGTTTCTCGCGATTTTTCTAAGGCTTCTTTAGTTGGTAATTTAAGTTTTACTCTATTATCATTAGCGAGTGgattttttgtaaattcaAAAGTTACACCAGTCTACGTTCGTTGGACAAAATATATCTCATTTTCATGGTATGGCTATGGTACgcttttgaataatttttttgtcgATAAATACTGCACAGACAGCAATGATCTAGAAACTTGTACAGGGaatcaaattattgaaCAATATGGATTCCCTAGATATTGGAAAAAAGTACCAATGTCAGTTTTAATGTGTTTTGCCATCGGCTATTTTCTTGCATCTATCATTATGTTATGCATTCATAAAGTTGATATCACTTtacaaaatgaaattaaatcgaataaaaagaataaaaaagagAATAAGATTGAAAAACTTAATGTTGGCTTAAAAGAAGATTTTACTGATATAGAAGGAACTATAAAAGAGCAACCATTAATTACAGTTACTATAGAAGACATTGACCTGCAAGCGTCCTTTTTAAGAACATTGAAAAAGGGTACCAATAAAAAGTTGTTTTATAGAGAAcagaaagaaattttacATTCCATTAATGCTGTATTCAAACCTAACATGATTAACGCAATCATGGGTCCCTCTGGTTCAGGTAAGTCATCTTTGCTAAACCTTTTATCTGGTAGAACCAGATCTTCTTTATTTGCCAAATTCTCCACTACTGGGTCGATTTTGTTTAATGATATTCCTGTTACTAATGAAATGTTTAAAAGTATATGTTCTTATGTAACGCAAGACGATGAccatttattatcatcctTAACTGTAAAAGAAACTTTTAGATTCGCTGCAGATTTAAGATTGCATGAAATACCAGTTGAAGAAAGATATGAAAGAGTTGATGAATTGATAAGACAATTAGGCTTGAAACATTGTGAAAATACAATTATTGGTAACGAATTCGTTAAAGGTATCAGTGGTGGTGAAAAGAGAAGAGTCACTATGGGTGTTCAATTACTAAACGATCCTCCaatcatattattagatgaacCTACATCAGGTTTAGATAGTTTCACTTCAGCAAATATCTTGGAAATTTTACAAAGATTATCAACAGTTTATGGgaaaactattatttttacaattcATCAGCCAAGGGCAGAACTTTTTGTCAAATTTGGAAATGTTCTTTTATTAGCAAAATCTGGGAAAACTGCATTTAATGGTTCACCTAATGAAATGATTCGCTTTTTTAGCAGTTTAGGCTATAATTGTCCAGAATTGACAAATGTTGCtgattttttcttggaTTTAATATCTATTAATACTCAAAACGAGCAAAACGAACTTATTTCAAGACAAAGGGTAGAACACATCATTGATAGTTGGAACAATAGGCTAAGTGAAAAGGTGTCACCAATAGTTGAAGTTAAGGAAGAGATATCCTTGAGCTCATTTCTATCTGAGTATGGAGACTCAGTTAGAAAGCCATGCAATCTAGGAACTGCTTACGCTGTAAATTTGAGAAGGCAATGGACTACTACTTGGAGAAACTATGAATCCTTAAGTGCTAGAGTTGCACAAGTTCCTGGCATCGGGGTTATTTTTGCATTGTTTTGGTCTCCTATAAAACATAATTATACAAGTATTAATGACAGAATGGGGTTAGCGCAAGAATCTACAGCCTTATATTTCTGTGGCATGTTGGGGAACCTTGCCTGTTATCCACTGGAAAGGGATTATTTTTACGTTGATTATCATGATAATGTGTATGGTATAGCTCCATTTTTTCTCGCGTATATGACATTAGAACTACCATTGTCTGGGCTAGCTGCTATAATGTATACTGCTTTTACTGTAATGGTATGTGGCTTACCCAGAACTGCTGGTAATTTCTTTGCTACTGCTTATTGCTCTTTTGTAGTGGTTCTATGTGGTGAATCACTAGGTATTATGACTAACACTTTCTTCGAAAGACCAGGCTTTGTTGTTAATTGTATTTCTATTATCTTATCTATTGGTTGCCAAATGGCTGGTTTAATGTCTCTGAGCATGTCAAGGGTATTGAAAGgattcaattatttaaatccaTTAGGGTATACATCTatgattttgataaattttgCATTTCCAAAGAGTTTAAAACTGACATGTGAGGATGGTGGCAAAAATCCAGATGGTACttgtatattttctaatggACATGATGTTTTAGTCGCATATAACATTGTTGTCAATACAAAGAACTATTTAGCTATTATTGTCTGCGTCGCTATTATTTATAGACTATTAGCATATTTCACATTAAAAGCAAAACTGGAATGGATCAAATGGTAAATAACTATAAACGTCACTtggacaaaaaaaaattgtttgaaGTAATATAACACCTTAAAGCTTTGTACCATAGTATTTTAAACATTAAAATAAtgagataaaaaataaaaataaaaataaaaaaaatatttatttatgaCTCTCAGTTTAACagatttgaatttcttaCTCACGCCCTCTATTTTAtgcatttttaattctacactttattgaattttccatattttttaatatatatgtgatatttatatacttttttttaatatatttgatatttcttaatGTCTTTCTGTCATATATTCCTTACCTCGGATCTCCCGCGGCCGTATTACATTTATTCTTAATACAATAACTCCCCACAGATCCTGAAATTTTACATTGCGTAATTTATAAGGAACCtacaaatgaaatttaagtaattaaattaaatgaaacatttaaaaatatttaaaaacatttactaatattagcttttaaataattagcTTTAAAACATTACCGTTTTACACTAGAGGTACTTGTAGAAGAAactaaaaagaaaatatatactaCAAAAATGCAATTAGACCAATCTTTATTGAAACAATTAACCGATAGAAAGGTCCCCTTGGAAAGATTGGAAGCTTTGGAAAAAGAATGTGTCTTCGATAAATTTGATGCTGATGTAGCTTTTGAGATGGGATCTTTCATTAGAAATGAAGCTAAAGAAATGTCTCCAAATAAGGCAATTGCCATTGATATTTCTTTGCCTAATGGACATTGTTTATTTCGTTCAGTAACACCAGGTGGTAGTAGTTTAGATAATGATTTCTGGATTAAAAGAAAGCAAACCACTGTCTTACGTTTTGGCCATTCTACCATGTTTATGGGCATTAAAAAAGGTAAATTGACTCCAGAAGAGAAATTTTTTGTCGATTCTAAGGAATATGCTTTTCATGGTGGTTCTATTCCGTTATTCATAGCTGGTTCTGCTTTCCCATTTGCTGTCTTAACGGTTAGTGGTTTGaaacaagaagaagatcACTTATTTGCAACTACTGCTACTATTAAATTTGTCTCAAAACGTGCTGCCCAAAAAACTCAACTAGATTTGGACTAAAACATTTATGTTTTAtagaattaatgaaattttttattgatttatgATTATACCcttgatttttatttgactTTTATAGTACAACTTTATCTAGAACCAAAATACTTAATAGGATATGTCATACTATTTTaagtatttaaaacatCTATTCAGATTTttgtatatgtatatagTCGATTCTCTacatttataaatttttgacTGTCTTTCTTACAGTCAATATTGAGGATGAAATATCTTCCATGCTGAATTCTTGGAAATTTAATTGCTTCAAAATACAAGAGTATTTCTCACCCTTTATCATGTTTTCATATGATACATTAAGAGTTTTACTATAATTGATGTATATAGTATCTACTCTATCTCTTAAATCACGTAGCTTTTGCTTAATCAGTTGTTTAGAATTCTTATCCTTTATCCTCTTCAAGTTATCCAATGTTTTCAATGTAGATATTTGAGTTAAATAAGTATGTGACATTAGCCATGTACCCTTGGTAAAACTTTCTTCAAATTGAGAACTTTCATTCAATAATTTACGCAAATTGTcgccattattattataaatatcaaaaaatatgtCAAATGACCATTTTTCAACAGAT includes:
- the PRP38 gene encoding U4/U6-U5 snRNP complex subunit PRP38 (similar to Saccharomyces cerevisiae PRP38 (YGR075C); ancestral locus Anc_3.138); the protein is MRMSKEFFVESQVSSKQLNHQSVSLVIPRLTRDKIHSALYYKVNLQDPSMRGNTLLGLNNVIIRDLGTLNNESINKKNVLGGVEFKCILMKLVELRPTIEQLDIILEISDATGEFNNKYIIALILVYLRIQYYYANETSDEAKRFKALFQQYINDYRKMKAISLNIDCWSQSQIITVELIHMDELVHWLSAKDNIWGIPLGKCSWCNILEDFSSDTSSDYDSDSD
- the PEX8 gene encoding Pex8p (similar to Saccharomyces cerevisiae PEX8 (YGR077C); ancestral locus Anc_3.136), which translates into the protein MDSQNINYLVNFLESSSTIPDDVDTTIINNIIYYTPRLRSLEQLRRFCNAIFNSSIWGLYDQDLVMYQLGEGIISWKLQISEPVISLYNFFKIWDEIFFNCNKWSLSKIAFCSGILSTKEMFIQLQGNQYLDSTGKVIKFYETWKFNTLLPVWNSMLSKVVAEPNLKADILVFLLAMINTNEDISKLHHLPWDLISKSIINQFEYYIFPYNNRINIQLAKCIEKNINILVRMIQISFKFTSISTCDIIEHKIETFSNDFYNQEVETTIGTGRSKKYDLDRNYFNILLIVILTLKGLIQKRISSSASLNNLSFRIINILSNLNFIAYDIGSFETYDYVFDFACYEITRIDNGLSQHIVRDKYWLFMKILSNQCNLTKIKNTKNISKLELSRIKFFINFLKKTIFNCGVSNLINRFVETDIFHKLANIYLSFKELGIADTSHELMILILTISPLDFKIYEKFLVQYVSTIIAQLMGNELSSLQYLEISRKLSSDYKFQTKLSEERSNLISYTILNEIKKIHLLEESALHKKNTNGSDTPLSSMFALFDSLIYSLQLSRINSFLHWIPIIEELYSDGLFALHREETLRLLGSRIIDSRQEYALKWWYDKNTSLQKQLQ
- the DSC2 gene encoding Dsc2p (similar to Saccharomyces cerevisiae YOL073C; ancestral locus Anc_3.135), whose protein sequence is MSMETPNGLVSFPVTKLLMIGSIVLPLAASVMNSKYLFILHYEPFISQYGQYWRMLTFQLSAINESDVILIVLIWYHFRNLERLMGSYKYICVIVLALIYTTVILSCSLIILNILTPWMFWNRLTTGPLPILLSLLHFYKEYTPRIYEFNILLARPWFKHSKNHLNKEQIVWKLNDQFILNAYILLLLLNQGIIGVSIGFTSWICGILIDQGLLPGINSFRLPFVKYLLFLNRNTSTFVSGNLHTNQRAQRFNDETNTVLPTLTSSSTRNSLGLNRYNTDTTNNNANNSFINSPVPQDANHVFRIDGGSSTNLLGDTNETINDEPPRPLGVQFLDTFRR
- the TBLA0F01040 gene encoding uncharacterized protein (similar to Saccharomyces cerevisiae YOL075C; ancestral locus Anc_3.133) — its product is MTEYIENQLSFKHPPKVQLQVRDLSIAASKSNRVLLDYFSLDLPSGSVMAIMGGSGSGKTTLLNVLASKISGGLSYEGDIHYILEKDNSSEGETDVEDGKYNKLDASMTYLPQQDVLLPRLTCRETLMIAADLKLHCDKNEKTIIVNQLIDELGLKDCADTMVGDSTHRGLSGGEKRRLSIGTQMIANPSIMFLDEPTTGLDAYSAYLTIKTLKKLAQNGGRTFIMSIHQPRSDILFLLDYLCILSKGRVVFCDQMTNTIPYFEAQGYTVPKMTNPADYLIDISSVDTRNDASEKSTQLKVDKLIDNWKNFSNKSLTYPPISIEDEIKVHNMSASVSFWKQVLILTKRNYKLNISDYVSFAGTFLEPLLIGTAMGWIYYKPDKSSTRGLRTIAGFCYSCLMLQSYLYLLFDTYRLCELDIAIFDRERAEGTVHPVAFIFARKLSLFFTDDIIMSLLFSIITYFMVGFDASADSFFLYFAVVFLTQVCCSGLSMFSVAVSRDFSKASLVGNLSFTLLSLASGFFVNSKVTPVYVRWTKYISFSWYGYGTLLNNFFVDKYCTDSNDLETCTGNQIIEQYGFPRYWKKVPMSVLMCFAIGYFLASIIMLCIHKVDITLQNEIKSNKKNKKENKIEKLNVGLKEDFTDIEGTIKEQPLITVTIEDIDLQASFLRTLKKGTNKKLFYREQKEILHSINAVFKPNMINAIMGPSGSGKSSLLNLLSGRTRSSLFAKFSTTGSILFNDIPVTNEMFKSICSYVTQDDDHLLSSLTVKETFRFAADLRLHEIPVEERYERVDELIRQLGLKHCENTIIGNEFVKGISGGEKRRVTMGVQLLNDPPIILLDEPTSGLDSFTSANILEILQRLSTVYGKTIIFTIHQPRAELFVKFGNVLLLAKSGKTAFNGSPNEMIRFFSSLGYNCPELTNVADFFLDLISINTQNEQNELISRQRVEHIIDSWNNRLSEKVSPIVEVKEEISLSSFLSEYGDSVRKPCNLGTAYAVNLRRQWTTTWRNYESLSARVAQVPGIGVIFALFWSPIKHNYTSINDRMGLAQESTALYFCGMLGNLACYPLERDYFYVDYHDNVYGIAPFFLAYMTLELPLSGLAAIMYTAFTVMVCGLPRTAGNFFATAYCSFVVVLCGESLGIMTNTFFERPGFVVNCISIILSIGCQMAGLMSLSMSRVLKGFNYLNPLGYTSMILINFAFPKSLKLTCEDGGKNPDGTCIFSNGHDVLVAYNIVVNTKNYLAIIVCVAIIYRLLAYFTLKAKLEWIKW
- the TBLA0F01050 gene encoding uncharacterized protein (similar to Saccharomyces cerevisiae YBR137W; ancestral locus Anc_3.132) — translated: MQLDQSLLKQLTDRKVPLERLEALEKECVFDKFDADVAFEMGSFIRNEAKEMSPNKAIAIDISLPNGHCLFRSVTPGGSSLDNDFWIKRKQTTVLRFGHSTMFMGIKKGKLTPEEKFFVDSKEYAFHGGSIPLFIAGSAFPFAVLTVSGLKQEEDHLFATTATIKFVSKRAAQKTQLDLD